The nucleotide window CGTCGCCAGCAGACCCGTGGCACCGTCCATCGCCTCGTCGGTATCGCGTGTCACGTCGTATGTCCTCTGTCGATAGTGTCGCGTTCGACTCGTATCGGTCGGTGGCCGCTCGTTGCGTTGACCGTCCGTGCGGGCCTGTATAATACACGCGGTTGCGAACCTCGCCAAAAATATGATATTAGACGAAGCACCCATCTCTTCGGGCATCCGGCCACGTCGCCCAACTACTTTCAGACGTTGCTTATCAACTTGTTATCAATTCTCAGCAAATCGCCGTAATCATCCGGCATACAGAATACTCACACCCGGTCGCTCAAGTACATCGAGCACGAACCCGTTTCTATGCCAGTCGTAGAAGTCAATCTCCCCGACGAACTGCTCGTCGAGTTCGAACAGCTGGTCGACGAAGAGTTCCTGAGCGAAGAGCAGGCCGTCGAAGAGCTCCTCTCGATGGGAATGGATGCCTACGGTGCACCCGTCGATGACGAGGACGCCGTCCAGTCAGATTTCGTCCAGAGCGCCCAGAACAACCTGTTTGACACTGCCGGAGACCCCGGCGGACTCGACGACGACGTACTCTGAGGCTCGGCATCCGGACCGTATTTTGCGGGTAGTACACCACTATCCAACGAACTCGGACCGTTAGACGCGAGTCGCCAAATCCGTATTCGTCCGGTCAGACACCGACAGGAAGTGTCGGTTCGGACGAACTGTGTACCCACAGCGTGGTCACGGCGGGAACTGAACGTGCGAGCAGGCCGAATCGTATGAAGAACTCGCTGAGGAGGTCTACGTCTCTCTGAGCAGTTCTCGGTGCTTTAAAGCGCTAACTCTACGAGCTGCTCGTTTCGCGGACTGGCTTACCTAGACAGTGCCGTTATAACCTCGTTAATTTCCCGTTCGAAG belongs to Haloferax mediterranei ATCC 33500 and includes:
- a CDS encoding DUF7120 family protein; this translates as MPVVEVNLPDELLVEFEQLVDEEFLSEEQAVEELLSMGMDAYGAPVDDEDAVQSDFVQSAQNNLFDTAGDPGGLDDDVL